The following coding sequences lie in one Bacteroidota bacterium genomic window:
- a CDS encoding outer membrane lipoprotein-sorting protein encodes MRSLLSSFALLLFVFPAQAQTSASDVFEEVERRQDLVDTESASIRMEIVDERGRTRTRALDLRSKTDGERLKSILVFTGPADIRGTGLLTVETDDGDDQKLYLPALGRVQRIAGSTRGERFAGSDFTYEDLGTRDPDAYDVTMAETTPDAFVLDARPTDGDSKYSRIVLTVDRARYVVLRAEHYDRGGALAKVLTAGDFAEVAPDAWRADTLTMEDVQAGRRTVLTYTERATGTALRDDLFSERQLQRGLR; translated from the coding sequence ATGCGCTCTCTTCTAAGCAGCTTCGCTCTTCTGCTCTTTGTCTTTCCTGCCCAAGCCCAGACCTCGGCCTCGGACGTGTTCGAGGAGGTCGAGCGGCGTCAGGACCTCGTCGACACCGAATCGGCCTCGATCCGCATGGAGATCGTGGACGAGCGCGGGCGCACCCGGACGCGGGCGCTCGACCTGCGCTCCAAGACCGACGGCGAGCGCCTCAAGTCGATTCTCGTCTTCACCGGCCCGGCGGACATCCGGGGGACCGGCCTGCTGACGGTCGAGACCGACGACGGGGACGACCAGAAGCTCTACCTGCCGGCGCTCGGGCGCGTCCAGCGCATCGCGGGCTCGACGCGCGGCGAGCGCTTCGCCGGGAGCGACTTCACCTACGAAGACCTCGGCACGCGCGACCCCGACGCCTACGACGTGACGATGGCCGAGACGACGCCCGACGCCTTCGTGCTCGACGCCCGGCCGACCGACGGCGACTCGAAGTACAGCCGGATCGTGCTCACGGTCGACCGCGCGCGCTACGTCGTCCTCCGCGCCGAACACTACGACCGGGGCGGTGCCCTCGCCAAAGTCCTCACCGCCGGCGACTTCGCCGAGGTCGCCCCCGACGCCTGGCGGGCCGACACGCTCACGATGGAGGATGTTCAGGCAGGCCGCCGCACCGTCCTGACTTACACCGAGCGCGCCACGGGCACCGCACTCCGCGACGACCTCTTCTCGGAGCGCCAGCTTCAGCGGGGGCTGCGGTAA